One window of Aerococcus tenax genomic DNA carries:
- the tpiA gene encoding triose-phosphate isomerase, which yields MRQVLIAGNWKLNKTASEAKAFIEDLKAKLSGNEKAEVLVCPPALYVQSLLSESQGTNIKVGAQNCYYENSGAFTGEISPLALADLGASYVVIGHSERRELFNESDEDVAKKATAIFDNGMTPIICCGETLEQREEGIAKEWITGQIKAALKELSQEEIAKSVIAYEPIWAIGTGKTASPEDAEEICGHIRDVVFEVAGQEASDAVRVLYGGSVKPANVKDILAQENIDGALVGGASLQVDDFLALVNAAE from the coding sequence GTGAGACAAGTTTTAATTGCCGGAAACTGGAAATTAAATAAAACCGCTAGTGAAGCAAAAGCTTTTATTGAAGACTTGAAAGCTAAATTAAGTGGTAACGAAAAGGCTGAAGTTTTGGTTTGCCCACCAGCTTTATACGTTCAAAGCTTACTCTCTGAAAGTCAAGGCACTAACATTAAAGTTGGTGCTCAAAACTGCTACTATGAAAATAGTGGGGCTTTCACTGGAGAAATTTCACCTTTAGCTTTAGCTGATCTAGGAGCGAGCTACGTGGTTATCGGTCACTCTGAACGTCGGGAATTATTTAACGAAAGCGATGAAGATGTTGCTAAGAAAGCTACAGCAATCTTCGATAATGGTATGACCCCAATTATTTGTTGCGGTGAAACCTTAGAGCAACGTGAAGAAGGTATTGCCAAAGAATGGATCACTGGACAAATCAAGGCAGCCTTAAAAGAACTTAGCCAAGAAGAAATTGCTAAGAGTGTCATTGCTTATGAACCTATCTGGGCAATTGGTACCGGTAAAACCGCCTCTCCAGAAGACGCTGAAGAAATTTGTGGCCATATCCGTGACGTTGTTTTTGAAGTTGCTGGTCAAGAAGCTAGTGACGCTGTTCGTGTCCTCTACGGTGGTTCAGTGAAACCTGCTAATGTAAAAGATATCTTAGCTCAAGAAAATATTGATGGCGCCCTAGTAGGGGGAGCTAGTCTTCAAGTCGACGATTTTCTTGCTTTAGTTAATGCTGCAGAATAA
- a CDS encoding phosphoglycerate kinase has translation MAKETVKDVNVQGKKILMRVDFNVPMKDGEITDDNRMVQALPTIKYVIEQGGKLILFSHLGKVKSEEDKKDKSLAPVAKHLEELLGQKVVFVPATRGQELEEAIDQLNDGEVLLFENTRFEDVDGKKESGNDPELGKYWASLGDGIFVNDAFGTAHRAHASNVGISANVDHAVAGFLMEKELNFLGDAVNNPKRPFVAILGGAKVSDKIAVIESLLNKADKVLIGGGMAYTFLKAKGYEVGNSLLEEDRVSLAKEIMEKAGDKLYLPVDVVVADDFSNDANTQVVAADAIPEGWEGLDSGPKTNELFAKQLEDAKTVVWNGPMGVFEMEKFAVGTNAVCKAVADLDDAITIVGGGDSASAAKNSGFAEKFSHISTGGGASLQFLEGNPLPGVEALSEK, from the coding sequence ATGGCAAAAGAAACAGTAAAAGATGTTAATGTCCAAGGTAAAAAGATTTTAATGCGGGTTGACTTCAATGTCCCTATGAAGGATGGAGAAATTACCGATGATAATCGTATGGTCCAAGCCCTACCAACGATTAAATATGTGATTGAACAAGGCGGAAAATTGATCTTATTTTCTCACTTAGGCAAAGTCAAAAGTGAAGAAGACAAAAAAGACAAGTCCCTTGCTCCAGTCGCTAAACACTTAGAAGAACTCCTAGGGCAAAAAGTAGTCTTTGTTCCTGCTACTCGGGGACAAGAGTTAGAAGAAGCCATTGACCAATTAAATGACGGGGAAGTTTTACTCTTTGAAAATACCCGTTTTGAAGATGTTGATGGCAAGAAAGAATCCGGTAACGATCCTGAATTAGGTAAATACTGGGCTTCATTAGGCGACGGTATTTTTGTTAACGATGCCTTTGGGACCGCTCACCGTGCCCATGCATCTAATGTTGGTATTTCTGCTAATGTTGACCATGCGGTAGCTGGCTTCTTGATGGAAAAGGAATTAAACTTCTTAGGGGATGCAGTCAATAATCCTAAGCGACCTTTTGTTGCTATCTTAGGTGGGGCTAAAGTTTCCGATAAAATTGCCGTGATCGAATCCTTACTTAATAAGGCCGATAAAGTGCTTATTGGTGGGGGGATGGCTTATACCTTCTTAAAAGCAAAGGGTTATGAAGTGGGTAACTCCTTGTTAGAAGAAGACCGTGTTTCATTAGCTAAAGAAATTATGGAAAAAGCTGGTGACAAACTTTACCTGCCAGTAGATGTTGTCGTTGCCGATGACTTTTCAAATGACGCTAATACGCAAGTAGTGGCTGCTGATGCCATTCCTGAAGGTTGGGAAGGATTAGATTCCGGTCCTAAGACCAATGAATTATTCGCTAAACAATTAGAAGATGCCAAGACGGTCGTATGGAATGGCCCTATGGGTGTCTTTGAAATGGAAAAATTTGCCGTTGGTACCAATGCCGTATGTAAAGCGGTTGCTGACCTTGACGATGCCATTACTATTGTTGGTGGTGGAGATTCTGCATCAGCTGCTAAGAATTCAGGCTTTGCAGAAAAATTCTCACACATTTCTACCGGTGGGGGAGCTTCTTTACAATTCTTAGAAGGTAATCCTCTACCAGGTGTTGAAGCGTTAAGTGAAAAATAA